The DNA segment TAAGCGCATAGCCCAATCCGATAAGGGCCTATTAGGCAGTATTGTCAGAAGTCGCTTGGAGGAAGCCTCAGAGTCTGCTTACAGAAGGGTGCGCAGGGAGATATTTGATATGACTTTTCTGCCATTTTGCGGCGAAGTCTGGACTGCAGTAAAGGAGACTCTCTACAGCTTCGGACAAGGAATGAAGGTAGCTATCGAAATATCGGTTGCGGCTGTGGAAACGGGCAAGGTCAAACCTTACACGAAAGTCATAGCTGTTGGAGGAACTGGAGAAGGCGTTGATACGGCTATCGTCTCAAGGACATCGACACAGAGAGAGGCTTTTAGTGAATCTCCTGAGAAACGCCTAATCGTGCAAGAGATAATCGCCATGCCGACGCAAAAATATTGAACGAGAGAAGAAAAAGCGTAGAGAGCAAGTAGTGACTCGCAGATAGATTAGACATAATAACATGTTGAGGAATAAGCTCTTGGAAAGACGTGGTCTAATATATGTATCTCTTCTACTAATCGCCTCGTTACTATCCGTTTTAGTAGGTCTGAGTAGAAGTCAAGTATATTCTGTAACTATATTTTCAGGCCTAATATTCGGAACCCTGCTCTTCTGGAGATTTAGATTGGCATTCGCTTTCATGAGCATAGCCGTACTTTTGGCCTCAGGCCTGTTGGACATACAGCACCTTGTAGAATTTGCAAGCTTAGATATAATACTCTTTTTGGTTGGAATGATGACTGTGATAGGGTTTCTAGAAGAACGTAGGTTCTTCGAAATCCTGATGGTCAAAGTGATTCATAGTGTAGGATATGATGTAAATCGGTTCGTTATATCCATGATGTTGATGGCTGCCCTTTTTGCCGCCTTAGTTGATGAAGTTACATCTATACTATTCATAACATCAACTATGCTCCATGTAGCAGGAAGATACAGAGTAAACCCTGTGCCATTTATTATGATGCTCGTTTTCGCTACGAACATCGGAAGTAGTGCGACTGTCGTAGGTAACCCTGTCGGTGTTATGATTGCTCTCAAAGCAGATCTTACTTTCAGTGACTTTTTGAGATGGGCATCTCCAATCTCGATAGTATCGCTCATTTTGACGATCCCGATCACCATGAAGATCTTCAGCAAAGAGATCAAAGAACTTGGTAGCCACTTTAAAGAACAACGAAATGGCACAGAGCACTCAGAAAATAATTTGCCATTTGAACCCTCAGAATTTCTACTCTCTCTGGGAGTATTTTTGGGCACAATACTGTCTTTGATACTCCACCATCAGATAGAGGAGCTATTTCATCTGGAGCGTAATTCAATGCTTCTGGGGACAGCTTTAGGAGCGGCTGGAGTTGTTTTGATAATTGACCGGGAGAAAGCACGGACTTTGATCGAGATGAGGGTGGACTGGTGGACTTTGTCTTTCTTCATGGTCCTCTTCGCATCAGTTGGGACTTTAAGGCTTACAGGAGTCACGGGGGCTCTAGCTAGCTCACTGTTGTTTCTTGCAGGAGGCAATGAAACTTGGCTATTTGCGTCCTTCACCATTATTGCGGCAATTTTAAGCGCCTTCATGGATAATGTTCTCGCTGTAGCAACATTTATACCTATTATTCATGATCTTCAATCGATAGGGGTATACGTGTTTCCCTTATGGTGGGGAGCACTCTTCGCAGGAACGTTCTTTGGCAATCTTACAATGATCGGTAGCACTGCAAACATAGTTGCTGTTGGAATGCTGGAGAGAAGACGAGCTGGACATGTAACATTCCTTCAATGGCTAAAACCAGGTATTCTGGTGTCCGTTCCAACCCTAGTAATTGCTATGCTTTTGTTATATTTGCAGCTTTACTTGACGCCTAGGTGAAAGGATTGTTAGGAAAACATACGCCTAAAAGGGAAACTGAGACCGCACGTGAGGCTAAACCCTTAACGTCATTTGTATTGATAAAAATGGAGAATGATATTGAAGAAAACATCAAGAAGATAAGAAGGATTGAAGGAGTGAAGGAGACTTACCCGCTAACAGGAGAATATAATGCAATCGCAAAGGTAGAGGTTGAGCCAGAGGAGTACATTGAAAATGTGGTTAAAAAGATAAGTGCTATAGAGTCAGTTAAAGGAACATTAACCTTGAATGTCCAGGCCCCCCTGGAAGTCCTGTATAGAGATCTGGAAACCAGAATCAAGAAAATGATAGGTGAGACAGGTGCGGTGAATCCAAAATACGGGGGGTATGAGATCTGTGTCCTAAATGAGGTGATGTTTCCATGGGCGGCAGTATTCAAAGTATTACTAGAATCTTATTTGGAAGTCTGGTTGTCAAAGAAAGATGGATCTATAGTGATTACTTGTAAACCTCCCTCAGTTTGAAACCAATGAATGCTACTTCGATACGATATGTACACGATGCGGTTACTATGAGTGGCTTGTATTAACAGAAAATCGATATTTGAGAAAGATGTGCATTAGCTTCTATTCCGATCTCTCGAGATCATTTTCTGCAAAAATGATTTTAATACCTAGTTTTTAAAGAAAAAAGGTGGAGAGGAATGTTACCTGCCCGAGGACAGTCTATCTTTGAACTCTGCGTCCGGCCTCTCCAGATAGACGTTCAGAAGCCTGTATATGGCGTCCTCCCTCATCGTCACCTCGTAGGTCTGACTGTATCTGGCATGTTCGACAGTCACCTTATATTCTCCTGGGGGCAGGTAGATTCGATAACAACCGTAGCCATTCGTATATGTTACCTCGCTGAATGTGCCGTCTGTGCTGGTGACAGTTATCTTGGCCCAGGGAATCACCTGGACATTGTGGCGTATCTGCATCGTAACTTGGCCTATCAACCATCCACCGTACTTTATCGGCACCCCGCTGTAGCCAAATCCCTTATAGGCGACTGCATTGGCAGGGTATAATGCGACAAGATAGACTGTGAGTACCAGAAGTATTATAGGCAGTATTTTTCCTCTCATATTTGCATCTTGATGCTGTGCCTATATTCCTTCAAATATTGATTTTTGTATATATGACTGAACTGATAGGTTTAAGTTCTTAGAGTATGACTATGGAAAATCTAAATTGTGTTACGGGATTTACGGTTGAGGAGGGCCCATGGTCCCATCCTTGCTAGTATGGTCGCCGGATGGTCCCCTCCGAAGAGCCTTCTAGATATATCGTATGTTAGGAGCCTGACCTCTTCCTCCCTGTATATGCCTAAGGAGTGGAGATACTCGTGGAGTAGCACGCTGAATATTAGGGCTTTTATTTCAGCTATGGAGGCCCCCACCCTTACAGCGATGTCTACCAATCTTCTATTCAAGACTATGATGTCGGTTCCAATCTTATGGAACGCACCAACCTCTACAGGCAAGTCTCTAATATGTAGCGTTAACCCTGACCTCTCCAGTCCAAGAGATTCTTTCACTGAAAGTTTAACGATCTCGAAGATTTCTTGGAAGTCGTTGGATTCACTGAGGGCAGAACGATAGGATCTGGTGAGTTCCAGACATGCATTATCTGCCTCTGTGCCCTCTACAAGGTGGCATAGACCCATACTGACTGAAGGCGTAAAGTAGATGTTCAAAGGTATCCCTCGTCAACTTCACTGTATGTATGATTTCGCCGTATCCTCTAGGTCTGGGA comes from the Candidatus Bathyarchaeota archaeon genome and includes:
- a CDS encoding Lrp/AsnC ligand binding domain-containing protein, which gives rise to MLGKHTPKRETETAREAKPLTSFVLIKMENDIEENIKKIRRIEGVKETYPLTGEYNAIAKVEVEPEEYIENVVKKISAIESVKGTLTLNVQAPLEVLYRDLETRIKKMIGETGAVNPKYGGYEICVLNEVMFPWAAVFKVLLESYLEVWLSKKDGSIVITCKPPSV
- a CDS encoding carboxypeptidase regulatory-like domain-containing protein; translation: MRGKILPIILLVLTVYLVALYPANAVAYKGFGYSGVPIKYGGWLIGQVTMQIRHNVQVIPWAKITVTSTDGTFSEVTYTNGYGCYRIYLPPGEYKVTVEHARYSQTYEVTMREDAIYRLLNVYLERPDAEFKDRLSSGR